The following are from one region of the Platichthys flesus chromosome 2, fPlaFle2.1, whole genome shotgun sequence genome:
- the LOC133963505 gene encoding histone deacetylase 7-like isoform X1, producing MSAPKTVDVIISSQLSLSICGEQPMDLRVTQRLLHPGPDSAMLTPRPPFFLGPLTAQHCSQFSQQHLQYNIEQRQREMEEEKREELQHLIRKNKNEQSAVSSPLVRQKLREHIIMKSQPTHDRVTPNHTSPTLGYKLSPKPEPTPCDQRKDLPLRRTVSEPTLKWKLKKLINMRPNPLQRKTSAPPAVKHRTETLDSSPSSGSTPASGCSSPNDSLHSDNGALPLSHEAQRLLLKDGRLAHFTLSPNSAVMPNITAGHPAHAKLQVAKPLALSAMHQVYLPLEGNGAALAQHLQPVLILDPHTRLVHSQFLSFHGLSAIPLQQHAHPPSPSRREGSEGQVNLLSHRPVERTRSEPPPYSHSPFTLHASQHPHAQHQLLQQYHKSGLERFKQNAHLNLSKATGQSMEKPRLTQIPSEDMDLEETGSGTGSGPGSVCSEQESMCDDNYRRRQSTTSTDSVCGTESTTSSRESLIEPTHPLSQRQVILRQGSHLDSQSLLSPIWPHQPLVRTRSSPASTSLPPPAATIPSLSLSSPAAEVKLRFTTGLVYDSQMQKHQCTCGDNSRHPEHAGRVQSIWSRLHERGLRNQCESIRSRKATLEELQSVHSEKHVLLFGTNPLNRLKLDSRKLAGILSQRIFVMLPCGGVGVDVDTVWNELHTSAASRIAAGCVTDLALKVAQGELKNGFAVVRPPGHHATKSSPQGFCFFNSVAIAAKQLQHKLNVSKILIVDWDVHHGNGTQEAFYSDPSVLYISLHRYDDGNFFPGSGHPSEVGEGPGEGFNVNVGWTGGLNPPMGDAEYLAAFRAVVMPIAHEFSPDVVLVSSGFDAVEGHSPSLGGYKVTAKCFGFLTRQLMSLAGGRVVLALEGGHDLKAICDASEACVSALLGMEVEPLSQSVLDQKPCENAVQSLQRVVQVQGEYWHSLKDSATTVGLSYLQAQRRRLRRDSDSEAVSAIASLSMGALMSDRNQSEN from the exons GTGCTGTTTCCAGTCCTCTGGTAAGGCAGAAACTTCGGGAACATATAATTATGAAGAGCCAACCCACCCATGACAGGGTTACTCCCAACCACACCAGCCCAACACTGGGATACAA GCTGTCTCCAAAGCCTGAGCCGACGCCCTGCGACCAGCGTAAGGACCTCCCCCTGCGCCGAACAG tCTCCGAGCCCACTCTGAAGTGGAAGTTAAAGAAGCTCATCAATATGAGGCCAAACCCGCTGCAGAGAAAGACCAGTGCCCCTCCTGCTGTCAAGCACAGGACAGAAACTCTGG ACTCGTCCCCCAGCAGCGGCAGCACCCCAGCTTCAGGATGCAGCTCACCCAACGACAGCCTCCATTCGGATAATGGTGCCCTTCCACTGTCTCATGAG GCCCAGAGGTTGCTGCTGAAGGATGGAAGATTGGCTCATTTCACTTTATCTCCTAACTCTGCTGTCATGCCAAACATCACTGCTGGACATCCTGCACAT GCTAAACTACAAGTAGCCAAGCCCTTGGCATTGTCTGCTATGCATCAAGTCTACTTGCCTCTGGAAGGAAACGGTGCAGCCTTGGCCCAACACCTGCAGCCTGTTCTCATACTGGACCCACACACTAGACTGGTGCACTCCCAGTTTCTCTCTT ttCATGGTTTGAGTGCcattcctctgcagcagcacgcTCACCCACCTTCCCCCTCCAGAAGAGAAGGAAGCGAAGGCCAAGTCAACTTGCTGTCGCACAGGCCCGTGGAGCGAACCCGCTCAGAGCCGCCACCCTACAGCCACTCACCCTTTACTCTGCATGCCAGTCAGCACCCACATGCTCAGCACCAGCTGCTTCAGCAGTACCACAAGAGTGGGCTGGAGAGGTTCAAGCAGAATGCACACCTGAACCTGAGCAAG GCAACGGGCCAGTCCATGGAGAAGCCTCGTCTGACTCAGATCCCATCAGAGGACATGGACCTGGAGGAGACCGGATCAGGAACTGGTTCGGGACCAGGCTCTGTGTGCTCGGAACAGGAATCTATGTGTGATGACAATTACCGCAGGAGACAGAGCACCACAAGCACAGACTCTGTTTGTGGAACAGAGTCCACAACCTCGTCACGGGAGAGCCTGATCGAGCCCACACATCCACTCAGTCAG CGGCAGGTGATCCTCAGACAAGGTTCCCATCTGGACTCCCAGAGTTTGCTTTCCCCAATATGGCCTCACCAGCCTCTGGTTCGGACCCGGTCCTCTCCGGCCTCcacctccctgcctcctccagccgCCACCATACCTTCTCTGTCACTATCCAGCCCTGCTGCAGAAGTCAAGCTACGTTTCACCACAG GTCTAGTTTATGACTCTCAGATGCAGAAGCACCAGTGTACCTGTGGGGACAACAGCCGCCACCCTGAGCATGCTGGAAGGGTCCAGAGCATCTGGTCCAGACTGCATGAAAGAGGCCTCAGGAACCAGTGTGAG tctATCCGCAGTAGGAAGGCCACTCTTGAAGAGCTGCAGTCAGTCCATTCAGAGAAACATGTACTTCTGTTCGGAACCAACCCTCTCAACCGCCTCAAGCTGGACAGCCGAAAACTGGCTG GAATTCTATCTCAACGGATATTTGTGATGTTACCATGTGGAGGAGTTGGa GTAGATGTTGATACAGTCTGGAACGAGCTTCACACATCAGCGGCTTCTCGCATTGCTGCAGGATGTGTCACAGACCTGGCACTCAAAGTGGCACAGGGAGAGCTGAAG AATGGCTTTGCAGTGGTGAGGCCTCCTGGGCACCACGCAACAAAGTCCTCTCCTCA GGGCTTCTGTTTCTTCAACTCTGTGGCCATTGCTGCCAAACAGCTCCAACACAAACTCAACGTCAGCAAGATCCTCATCGTGGACTGG GACGTTCACCATGGCAACGGCACCCAGGAGGCTTTCTATAGCGACCCCAGCGTGCTGTACATCTCTCTACATCGCTACGACGATGGCAACTTCTTTCCTGGTAGTGGACATCCCAGTGAG gTGGGTGAAGGTCCAGGTGAAGGCTTCAATGTGAATGTAGGATGGACAGGAGGACTGAACCCTCCCATGGGAGATGCAGAGTACCTGGCTGCATTCAG agCTGTGGTGATGCCCATCGCCCACGAGTTTTCCCCTGATGTGGTGCTGGTGTCGTCTGGGTTCGACGCTGTGGAGGGACACTCGCCGTCACTGGGAGGATACAAGGTCACAGCCAAGT GTTTTGGCTTCCTCACCCGTCAGCTCATGTCGTTGGCCGGGGGTCGGGTGGTGCTGGCTCTGGAGGGGGGACATGACCTCAAAGCCATCTGTGACGCCTCTGAAGCCTGCGTCAGCGCCTTGTTGGgcatggag GTGGAGCCACTGTCCCAGTCAGTGTTGGACCAGAAGCCCTGTGAAAACGCCGTCCAATCACTGCAGAGAGTCGTCCAGGTTCAGG GTGAGTACTGGCACAGTCTGAAGGACTCGGCCACCACCGTGGGTCTGTCCTACCTGCAGGCCCAGAGACGACGGCTGAGGCGAGACTCGGACAGCGAGGCTGTCAGCGCCATCGCCTCGCTGTCGATGGGAGCCCTCATGTCTGACAG GAATCAGTCAGAAAACTga
- the LOC133963505 gene encoding histone deacetylase 7-like isoform X2, whose amino-acid sequence MDLRVTQRLLHPGPDSAMLTPRPPFFLGPLTAQHCSQFSQQHLQYNIEQRQREMEEEKREELQHLIRKNKNEQSAVSSPLVRQKLREHIIMKSQPTHDRVTPNHTSPTLGYKLSPKPEPTPCDQRKDLPLRRTVSEPTLKWKLKKLINMRPNPLQRKTSAPPAVKHRTETLDSSPSSGSTPASGCSSPNDSLHSDNGALPLSHEAQRLLLKDGRLAHFTLSPNSAVMPNITAGHPAHAKLQVAKPLALSAMHQVYLPLEGNGAALAQHLQPVLILDPHTRLVHSQFLSFHGLSAIPLQQHAHPPSPSRREGSEGQVNLLSHRPVERTRSEPPPYSHSPFTLHASQHPHAQHQLLQQYHKSGLERFKQNAHLNLSKATGQSMEKPRLTQIPSEDMDLEETGSGTGSGPGSVCSEQESMCDDNYRRRQSTTSTDSVCGTESTTSSRESLIEPTHPLSQRQVILRQGSHLDSQSLLSPIWPHQPLVRTRSSPASTSLPPPAATIPSLSLSSPAAEVKLRFTTGLVYDSQMQKHQCTCGDNSRHPEHAGRVQSIWSRLHERGLRNQCESIRSRKATLEELQSVHSEKHVLLFGTNPLNRLKLDSRKLAGILSQRIFVMLPCGGVGVDVDTVWNELHTSAASRIAAGCVTDLALKVAQGELKNGFAVVRPPGHHATKSSPQGFCFFNSVAIAAKQLQHKLNVSKILIVDWDVHHGNGTQEAFYSDPSVLYISLHRYDDGNFFPGSGHPSEVGEGPGEGFNVNVGWTGGLNPPMGDAEYLAAFRAVVMPIAHEFSPDVVLVSSGFDAVEGHSPSLGGYKVTAKCFGFLTRQLMSLAGGRVVLALEGGHDLKAICDASEACVSALLGMEVEPLSQSVLDQKPCENAVQSLQRVVQVQGEYWHSLKDSATTVGLSYLQAQRRRLRRDSDSEAVSAIASLSMGALMSDRNQSEN is encoded by the exons GTGCTGTTTCCAGTCCTCTGGTAAGGCAGAAACTTCGGGAACATATAATTATGAAGAGCCAACCCACCCATGACAGGGTTACTCCCAACCACACCAGCCCAACACTGGGATACAA GCTGTCTCCAAAGCCTGAGCCGACGCCCTGCGACCAGCGTAAGGACCTCCCCCTGCGCCGAACAG tCTCCGAGCCCACTCTGAAGTGGAAGTTAAAGAAGCTCATCAATATGAGGCCAAACCCGCTGCAGAGAAAGACCAGTGCCCCTCCTGCTGTCAAGCACAGGACAGAAACTCTGG ACTCGTCCCCCAGCAGCGGCAGCACCCCAGCTTCAGGATGCAGCTCACCCAACGACAGCCTCCATTCGGATAATGGTGCCCTTCCACTGTCTCATGAG GCCCAGAGGTTGCTGCTGAAGGATGGAAGATTGGCTCATTTCACTTTATCTCCTAACTCTGCTGTCATGCCAAACATCACTGCTGGACATCCTGCACAT GCTAAACTACAAGTAGCCAAGCCCTTGGCATTGTCTGCTATGCATCAAGTCTACTTGCCTCTGGAAGGAAACGGTGCAGCCTTGGCCCAACACCTGCAGCCTGTTCTCATACTGGACCCACACACTAGACTGGTGCACTCCCAGTTTCTCTCTT ttCATGGTTTGAGTGCcattcctctgcagcagcacgcTCACCCACCTTCCCCCTCCAGAAGAGAAGGAAGCGAAGGCCAAGTCAACTTGCTGTCGCACAGGCCCGTGGAGCGAACCCGCTCAGAGCCGCCACCCTACAGCCACTCACCCTTTACTCTGCATGCCAGTCAGCACCCACATGCTCAGCACCAGCTGCTTCAGCAGTACCACAAGAGTGGGCTGGAGAGGTTCAAGCAGAATGCACACCTGAACCTGAGCAAG GCAACGGGCCAGTCCATGGAGAAGCCTCGTCTGACTCAGATCCCATCAGAGGACATGGACCTGGAGGAGACCGGATCAGGAACTGGTTCGGGACCAGGCTCTGTGTGCTCGGAACAGGAATCTATGTGTGATGACAATTACCGCAGGAGACAGAGCACCACAAGCACAGACTCTGTTTGTGGAACAGAGTCCACAACCTCGTCACGGGAGAGCCTGATCGAGCCCACACATCCACTCAGTCAG CGGCAGGTGATCCTCAGACAAGGTTCCCATCTGGACTCCCAGAGTTTGCTTTCCCCAATATGGCCTCACCAGCCTCTGGTTCGGACCCGGTCCTCTCCGGCCTCcacctccctgcctcctccagccgCCACCATACCTTCTCTGTCACTATCCAGCCCTGCTGCAGAAGTCAAGCTACGTTTCACCACAG GTCTAGTTTATGACTCTCAGATGCAGAAGCACCAGTGTACCTGTGGGGACAACAGCCGCCACCCTGAGCATGCTGGAAGGGTCCAGAGCATCTGGTCCAGACTGCATGAAAGAGGCCTCAGGAACCAGTGTGAG tctATCCGCAGTAGGAAGGCCACTCTTGAAGAGCTGCAGTCAGTCCATTCAGAGAAACATGTACTTCTGTTCGGAACCAACCCTCTCAACCGCCTCAAGCTGGACAGCCGAAAACTGGCTG GAATTCTATCTCAACGGATATTTGTGATGTTACCATGTGGAGGAGTTGGa GTAGATGTTGATACAGTCTGGAACGAGCTTCACACATCAGCGGCTTCTCGCATTGCTGCAGGATGTGTCACAGACCTGGCACTCAAAGTGGCACAGGGAGAGCTGAAG AATGGCTTTGCAGTGGTGAGGCCTCCTGGGCACCACGCAACAAAGTCCTCTCCTCA GGGCTTCTGTTTCTTCAACTCTGTGGCCATTGCTGCCAAACAGCTCCAACACAAACTCAACGTCAGCAAGATCCTCATCGTGGACTGG GACGTTCACCATGGCAACGGCACCCAGGAGGCTTTCTATAGCGACCCCAGCGTGCTGTACATCTCTCTACATCGCTACGACGATGGCAACTTCTTTCCTGGTAGTGGACATCCCAGTGAG gTGGGTGAAGGTCCAGGTGAAGGCTTCAATGTGAATGTAGGATGGACAGGAGGACTGAACCCTCCCATGGGAGATGCAGAGTACCTGGCTGCATTCAG agCTGTGGTGATGCCCATCGCCCACGAGTTTTCCCCTGATGTGGTGCTGGTGTCGTCTGGGTTCGACGCTGTGGAGGGACACTCGCCGTCACTGGGAGGATACAAGGTCACAGCCAAGT GTTTTGGCTTCCTCACCCGTCAGCTCATGTCGTTGGCCGGGGGTCGGGTGGTGCTGGCTCTGGAGGGGGGACATGACCTCAAAGCCATCTGTGACGCCTCTGAAGCCTGCGTCAGCGCCTTGTTGGgcatggag GTGGAGCCACTGTCCCAGTCAGTGTTGGACCAGAAGCCCTGTGAAAACGCCGTCCAATCACTGCAGAGAGTCGTCCAGGTTCAGG GTGAGTACTGGCACAGTCTGAAGGACTCGGCCACCACCGTGGGTCTGTCCTACCTGCAGGCCCAGAGACGACGGCTGAGGCGAGACTCGGACAGCGAGGCTGTCAGCGCCATCGCCTCGCTGTCGATGGGAGCCCTCATGTCTGACAG GAATCAGTCAGAAAACTga